A window from Telopea speciosissima isolate NSW1024214 ecotype Mountain lineage chromosome 8, Tspe_v1, whole genome shotgun sequence encodes these proteins:
- the LOC122672081 gene encoding aquaporin NIP2-1-like, giving the protein MAATDQNPSNSSEFSFDLINHMVSVQNPPPKFPTLLFHRIRRLYEDHYPPGFLRKVIAEIIATFLLVFVTCGSAALSRSDEHKVSRLGASVAGGLIVTVMIYAVGHISGAHMNPAVTFAFAAVRHFPWKQVPFYAVAQLNGAMAASFTLRILLHPIKNVGTTSPSGSNLQALIMEIVVTFSMMFITSAVATDTKAIGELAGIAVGSAVCITSILAGPISGGSMNPVRSIGPAVASSNYKGIWVYVVGPVTGTLMGAWSYNLIRVTNKPADDFSPRSANSLKLRRRRKSNDTPPITQKDTIDPSDTV; this is encoded by the exons ATGGCAGCCACTGATCAAAATCCAAGCAACTCTTCAGAGTTTTCCTTTGATCTCATCAATCACATGGTCTCAGTGCAGAATCCACCCCCCAAATTCCCAACACTTCTCTTCCATCGGATTCGAAGACTATACGAAGATCATTACCCACCCGGCTTTCTCAGAAAG GTGATAGCAGAAATAATAGCGACGTTTCTACTGGTGTTCGTCACCTGTGGATCGGCTGCTCTGAGTAGGAGCGACGAACACAAGGTCTCAAGGCTGGGAGCTTCGGTCGCCGGTGGGCTTATAGTGACTGTGATGATCTATGCCGTCGGTCATATCTCCGGTGCCCACATGAACCCGGCGGTCACCTTTGCCTTCGCCGCCGTTAGGCATTTTCCTTGGAAACAG GTGCCATTCTATGCGGTAGCTCAATTGAACGGAGCAATGGCAGCTTCGTTTACACTTCGCATACTCTTGCACCCAATAAAGAATGTAGGCACTACATCTCCTTCAGGGTCCAATCTCCAAGCCTTGATCATGGAGATTGTTGTTACCTTTTCTATGATGTTCATCACTTCTGCTGTTGCCACTGACACCAAAGCT ATAGGAGAGTTAGCTGGGATAGCGGTTGGTTCCGCAGTTTGCATAACTTCCATCTTAGCCGG ACCAATATCAGGTGGATCCATGAACCCGGTGAGGAGCATAGGTCCGGCAGTTGCTAGCTCAAACTATAAGGGAATTTGGGTGTACGTGGTTGGACCGGTAACAGGGACGCTTATGGGAGCTTGGTCCTACAACCTCATCCGGGTGACAAACAAACCTGCCGACGATTTCTCTCCCAGATCGGCGAATTCTCTCAAACTTCGTCGTCGGCGAAAGAGCAACGACACCCCACCTATTACACAAAAAGATACTATAGATCCATCAGATACCGTATAG